ATACCAGCTGAATGCAAGCCAGAAAAAGAGGCTGTTGGTCGCCGGAGAATGCATAAACAAGCAACTAGCGactattaattttcaattataaaGATGCGTCAACGTGAATCCCTGCGCGAATCGAGGTACAGTTGTGCAGGGAGACGGGTGCAGGAAAGTCCACAGAAAACCGGAAGTGCGGGTCAGTGGCATGTCACTTTCGCTTTCGGTGACAGCTGTCACAATATTTGTCAGACAATGTTGAGAGAACCGCAGGATATGGGTCAGCAATCGAAGGCAGATGAAAAGGGATATGGCTTGAATGAGAGTGTTTGCGAATGGGATCTCGGATTGCTTTTAGGTTGCTGTCCAAATGCATCgccaaatacaaaaataaaattatttcccTAATTATAATGAATGGGAAGCTGCATCGAAATATGAGTGTTTGTGGGTCTGCCATTAATTTTTGCTGCCCTGAACTCCGcacatattcaattaccaatGGCCGGCCACACATCATTGCGTTTACAGTTTCGATAACATTTGCAGATACCGCCCACTTTAACAGTGGTTCGATCAAACCTGTTTCacatgcaacatgttgcagtGTTCCAGCCGAACTGTTTTAGCCAGCTTAACATTCTTTCAGTTCCTCGGCAAATGCTGTTGGAACTGCCGGGACTACGCAAGGACTACGCTCCTTTGGATCTTGAGATTGCGTTAAAATTACGTGTTccacggggcgtatgtgtaatGTACATCTCTTTTTGTGTGCATTAATTTCttgccaaattaaattgtgGAATTCTTTTTCATTGCATATGCGCCAGCCAACAGACACCcacacatatacttacacacacatatcCTTATTAAACTTCCCttcgcacacacactttcacattttatttcattagcGCGTAAAATTccttttaattaatatatataaaattgttgctgttgttggtcaGCAGTTGCTCCGTCTACTTGCGGTTCAATTTGTGGAACACAGAGCCAGACATGAGTCCCCACCCTTCTACTCGTATGACCCAATCCTATGGGTTTCCCCCGCAGGGCcccaaacattttatttcatttttgctTGAGCATAAAATGTTGAAAGCAGCCGCTGCACGTGCGCAGCATGTTTAATTATCTCGAATGTGGATGCCTGGATGTGGATATTTAGCTGAGTGGGGCGACGGCGTCATGTGGTTGCCGTCCATGTGGTCAGCGTTTCAAGTCCAAGCTTAATGACCCGGCTCGGATCTGGGTCTGTTTAGTTGGCATTAAATTACACATGAACATGTTGGCGGCTGCAATTCGAAATAGTGCAgaaatttcgaatgaaatTAAATCTCCAAACTGAAAATTTGATTAGTTCCATTTCGGATGGTGCGCTTGTTTGGCTTAAATCTTAAGCTTTAACAATATCTTCGCTCATGGGTTGGGAACTTTCATTTTCGAGTTCCCACTTTGCTGCATAATTTGCaaagcaaattgaaaaacacTTGCCATGCATTGCTTATACTGCTGTATATTGTTCTCTTCAGTTTGTCCACAGGATAAATTTACATATCCCAGCAGTTGTGGGAATGAAAATTTGGACTAACTTAACTAGAACTTGATATGGTCTGCTtggcttttctttttaacagtttgtttttccatggcaaaaagttgttcacagagacttgaGTTTAGTTTTATTGGCAGAGCAGTTTAAGCTTCTAAATAGAAACTGGTTACAACTATCTAGattttaagaaatatattgatatttcaTAAATGTGGACAATGTAACAAGATGAACAGTGTTATAAATTTGATATAAATATGTCTTATCTTAGAGGTATTTTAAATTGTAACTTTTTAAGAGTcctttaaaatgttaaaattggTATGCAAGACTGACATTCCAGCGTCTAAAGAGTCGCTTCTGCGTGTCCTTGttttttcttgttattttgttttttgaccAACAATATTAATATGAATGACTGCCATGCCTTGGTGTTGGTGGTCCTGCCTGTGTGTGCGTATAATTatgtggatgtgtgtgtgcaacGGAACGTTAAATGTGCACGTGACAAGCGTGTAATGAGGAAGTCTTCAGTCTTCGCCCGTCTAGAATGCTAGCCAGCCAATATATAGTCGGGATGTGTACTATATATGAGGCAATGTCGTGCCATGTTACGCATATATGTGTGCGACTCTACATATATTTCAATCATTTTAAGTGTGTTTGTGTTACAACGTCAGCAGGACAGCGATGCCACTGCAGGATGGCCCGTATTTTCTCCGGCACTCTGGTTCAGAGTTACGAATCCTGAATCCCGAGTTCCGAGTCCAGTGTCCCCTGTCCCCGTATCGTTGTCGTCTGAAAATTGGACAATGATTTATGAGGCGTTAAGTCAAACTTcatattaatttcatttcattttcaaccaGCCCTCTGTCTCGTTCCTTCGACTGCtttaaagttgaaaatgaGCGCACATGAGACACGTAAAATGCCAGAATAAAAGCCAGTCAAGAAGGATAAAATCCGAACGAACAGTCGATAGCTAGGCGAAATAAGGTAACTGGGAGACGTGTTATGAATTTATGGAATGTGATTGTTAAAGAGAAGATCGAATGCTGAATGTCCTAggaacaaataaaacaaaactatttataaaaCTATAACTTAATCAACACGTATGTTTGGTTTTGCTTTGCTCTTTTGTgaaattttacatttaatatCTATGTACCAAATGTAGTAAGCTGTATATGTCAGAAGAGTATTAAAATTGAGTCAATCTCCATTTTCCAGATTAACACCTCCAAGAAGGCACACAAAACCCACGTTTAGacatttcaaaattttgttGAGCGTGCTCGGGATTTTGCTGGCCTTTTTCCCCCGGAGCATAATCATATTTTCTGCCAACAATTGTATAACATGTGTAATTTGagcatttcattcattcattcatacaTTTATTCGTTcgcacacaacacacacaaacacaatcaCACATACAGACTCAGCCACGCACACACTTGAATGCCTGTTGTGTGAGTGAGCTGGGCTGTGAAATAACTTGTGGCATGCTTTGAGGCGTTTGTGTGGGAAGCCAGAACTTTGAGCACTCCTTTGCACCTCCCTGCAGCCCTCCCTGGAAAGTCCCACAATTTGGCATTCTCCAgtggtttttgcttttttcacGCCCACTTCCCGCCCCCCTTAGCCTGTCTCTGGTTATTGGCCAGTGGAGCGTTAACCATGgtcaataaaaaatttatttagacAACCACAACGGCAACACAAATTTTTGCTGTTTCctgataaataaaaaaaaaaaaatattatccTCAGTTGGAAAATTTTTGTGGCAGGCAACACACAACTCGGCAACACGAAAAAATACTTGTAAATTTTGCCTTCTCTGGCTTTGATGGTGTTGAGTGTtggcatttgatttatttgggacgtttaaatatttcaaataattcatattttattgaCTAGACCTGACCAGCGGAGTGAGGAAAGCCCAGCCAACTCTCTAGCCAGtgcaattaaattgtattgtgCACTTCTGtgttaattcaatttgtttttcgaaatttttcaaaagcaaaaTTTGTTTAGCAATTGATTGAGCAACTGAGTGAAAAAGTTGATGATCCCACGCTGGCAATATTAtgttagtggcttttattttgAATGGCTTCACTGGCGATATAATCAAATTAGTTAGTTGTTCCGTAAGTAAGCACACTATAAATTACCAACTGGGCCATGTTTCACTCAATTAATGAGGCATTTTCGAAAACCATCATTTAAATTTGCCCACTATAAAGCATACGATAAATTTTAAACCGCTTGACAAATTGCCAACAAGCTAGAAACACTTGAAGCTGGCAAACAATTAAACAGGCTGAGtaacaaaaagcaaacaacaagGGCACAAAACAATGAATGCGTTTTGGAATGCATTTTCTGGCCAACGAAAATGTCTCCAGGGTCAATTTCAAATGCATTTACAtaggcaaacacacacgcacacacacacattcacatgCTCAGAGggacacacacagatactcgaAATATAGATTAGTGTAATTACTATACCATGGAAAATGACGTCGACATGAACATGGCAAACGGCTCAAGGGCATTTCCACTCCATTGGGGACGAAAACGAATGGGTTGGGGCTTGTGGGCGTTGGGTGGAATCGGAATTGGACTGCACATATCGGAAATTCTgcttttgatttcatttcattacgCATTTGCAATTTCGGCTATGAATAATTGAAAATGTGCACAGCATACTTTAAGGCCCAAATTGGTATTACAATTGAATGTTTGGGCTGTGATGTCGTTGCAATCGCAGTTACGGTTGATGTTTTTGGCTAATTCAGCCGAAATATGCTTATTACGCATTAAAACTAATTAAGCATGAAACTGTATTTGATGACCCCCCACTCTCCTGTTCCTTGCGTTGAGGAAAACTTCCTCTTCGGCCTCAAAATTTGATTGATAGCAACAAATGTTGATTTGCAGCCGCCCAAAATTTGCCAGGCATTCAACTTTGATTTATAGGAATTACAGGCATTAAGCGGCTTAATTGGGTCTTGATTTTAGATAtgataatatataataaaatcttTCCGCCTCTGCTTCACTTGCTTCACTTTGCTCACCGTAATGGCTCTTAATTGCCATTCCGTTCGTCCTGCAGAAAACCCTTCAATTACCGTGCAATTAGGTGCGAGTGTCAAGTGGaatgaaaccgaaaaaaaaacaggggaGCGCAAAAACTGTGGGAAATTAGGAAGAAAACCAAGTCAGTAGTTCACTTAGAGGCGTCCGAGCAAACACTTGCGCAGCACCcggcataaattaattataattccCCCTGTTAGTGTAAGTGTAAGTGTAAGTGCTCcgtgtaattgtaattgttgttaTGGCTGGCTTATAATTGTCGGTCTTGTTGATGCCGTTCTAGTTGCTGTTTTCGGTATTTCTGTTGTTGTCGTGCTAAACAATTAAGTGTAAAGTGTAAAACATGCTGAGCTGCGGTCTGTGGTCATGtttttgtatgtgtgtgtgtgtttatgtctGTGTGGGTGAAGTCccgaaacggaaacggaagttgaaactgaaactgtaACAAAAACATTAAAGGGACTTTTTCGAGTGCCGAAGATGAATTTATATAGTTTGGGTGGCGCGGCTATTACGAACGCCAATGTAAACAGAATTTGTATTTAAGCTATGGATAGTTTGAGCTAGTTTgagttaatttaaatgatatgTTTAATGCATTTCAACACTTAATTATATCAATTAATAACAGTTAATTTAGAGCTATCAATGGTTTTTTATGGGAAAGTGATATTAGGTTGATTTAGATAAAGCTTGTTAAGTTCAACAGCTTAATTTAGGATGttgcatttgaatataaaaaaatattaaatattttggctCTTAAggaattcaaataaatactcGTAGGTCACCAGGAGCATGGCCCCACCAGGGCCGACACGCAGGATCATCGCCCCCAGACCCTTGAACAACGATCGAAAACCCTCCTCCTTGAAGGTTGATTTAATCGTGCTTATGGTCCACTGGTACTTCACCTCGCCCTTCACTGGCTGGGGTCCTTGAATCCTGCACTTGGCCATATCCAAAGTAACACTCATCACGCAAGCCAGGGAACTGGCCAACCCAGCTATGATGACCTTTCGCAGGATGTTGTATGTCTTATCCTCCGGGCTTGGAACAATGTCTTTAAGCGCATTGTAAAAACCAAAGAATCCAAAGTGAAAGACGGCATTTCGAGCCACTAGTGCAGTGATACCCCGATACAACCCTTTGATGCCATAGCCATCATGCTTGATTATGTACTTTACGACCGACAGTGTTTTCAAGCGTTTCCCCCGATGAGCCTGCTGAGTGATCTTGACCACCTCAAAGGGATTGACGAGAAAGGACTCCAGAATTGCGGCCATTGAACCGGACATGGCGTGGGTCAGCGGAGTTGGTTGAGGGGCTCCAAACTGGAAGTACGGTTTAAGGCTCTCGTACATCAAAAACTTGCCGCCCCTCTTTGGAGTTTCCACGCAGATCGGGGGCACAATACCCTTCCATAGGGAAGACAACCCTTCGTAGCGATATATTTTGACGATGGCATCCAGAGGACAGGTGTAAACAACCTCGCCGCCAAATGGATGGGCACCCTGTATCTGCATCCGGGTCTTAACCACATCGAGGGGATGAAAGCAGATAATCTCAATGAAGCCCGACAATCCGCCAGCCAAAAATTGCCAATGCGCCAGTGAACGGACCGTCTCTTCAGAACGGGTCGCCATCCAACGTCAAAAAATTTCGAATTTCATCTAAACACATGTTgtagaaaaaataaaaaaagaacactTTCGTCTCTGACTTAAAAGCCAAGTCGAAGCTAATGGAATTTTATAAAGATGGTATTTATCTTAAGATTAAAGT
The sequence above is a segment of the Drosophila melanogaster chromosome 2L genome. Coding sequences within it:
- the CG9582 gene encoding uncharacterized protein, isoform B, producing MATRSEETVRSLAHWQFLAGGLSGFIEIICFHPLDVVKTRMQIQGAHPFGGEVVYTCPLDAIVKIYRYEGLSSLWKGIVPPICVETPKRGGKFLMYESLKPYFQFGAPQPTPLTHAMSGSMAAILESFLVNPFEVVKITQQAHRGKRLKTLSVVKYIIKHDGYGIKGLYRGITALVARNAVFHFGFFGFYNALKDIVPSPEDKTYNILRKVIIAGLASSLACVMSVTLDMAKCRIQGPQPVKGEVKYQWTISTIKSTFKEEGFRSLFKGLGAMILRVGPGGAMLLVTYEYLFEFLKSQNI